From Flavobacteriales bacterium, one genomic window encodes:
- a CDS encoding nitroreductase family protein, which yields MSDQKKFTSYSRPYVSPDDMVLRTEAFLQHMDQRRSLRMFSDAPVPVEVIENLIKTASTAPSGAHKQPWTFVAIQDPGIKAKIREAAEREEYESYHGRMSEEWLNDLKKFDTDWNKPFLETAPWLIAVFKQSYRLLEDGSRGLHYYVNESVGLAAGFLLAAIHNAGLVALTHTPSPMNFLQEILDRPGNEKPFLLIPVGYPADDAVVPKLTRKGLQEVSVFI from the coding sequence ATGTCCGACCAGAAGAAATTTACCTCTTATTCCCGCCCCTACGTTTCTCCCGATGATATGGTCCTACGGACCGAAGCGTTCCTTCAGCACATGGATCAACGCCGTTCTTTGCGCATGTTCTCCGACGCTCCTGTTCCTGTGGAGGTCATCGAAAATTTGATCAAAACGGCCTCGACGGCGCCCAGCGGAGCCCACAAACAACCGTGGACCTTCGTTGCGATTCAGGACCCTGGGATCAAAGCGAAGATCCGAGAGGCGGCCGAACGCGAAGAGTACGAAAGCTACCACGGCCGCATGTCGGAAGAGTGGCTGAACGACCTTAAAAAATTCGACACCGACTGGAACAAGCCGTTCTTAGAAACAGCTCCTTGGCTCATCGCGGTCTTTAAGCAGAGCTACCGGCTCCTCGAAGACGGATCGCGCGGTCTGCATTACTACGTCAATGAGAGTGTCGGCCTCGCGGCCGGATTCCTACTTGCGGCCATACACAACGCCGGTCTCGTGGCACTCACCCACACACCATCACCCATGAACTTCCTGCAAGAGATTCTCGATCGACCCGGAAACGAAAAGCCTTTCTTACTCATCCCCGTGGGTTACCCAGCTGATGATGCGGTCGTTCCGAAATTGACCCGGAAGGGACTACAAGAAGTCTCTGTTTTTATTTGA